The genomic interval AGCATCTGCAGGAAGCGGCACTGCTCGCGCGTGCCGCCGCGGCGCCGGCCGAGGCGATGCTGCTGATCCTGACTCACGACCACGCGCTGGATTATCGGCTCACCGCGGCGGCGCTGGGTGGCGAGGCGGGCTTCGTCGGCCTGATCGGCTCGGCCTCCAAGCGCGCGCGCTTCCTGTCGCGACTGCGCCAGGACGGCCTGGGCGAGGCCGCGCAGGCGCGGCTGACCTGCCCGATCGGTCTGCCCGGCATCGACGGCAAGGCCCCCGCGGTGATCGCGCTGGCGGTGGCTGCACAGCTGTTGCTGCGTGTGTCGGCCTTGGAGACGCAGGGTCCGCAGGTGGAGGGCGCTGCGTCACTGCTGCAGCTATCTGTGCTCGGTGCGCGCTGATATCGCCATCGTGGAGGTGCTGCGTGGCCTCGGGTGATCAGTCACGATGAGCCAAGTGTGAGAGGTTCGGACTTCGGACACAGCCTGTCGGGGCTGAAGCCCCTCCTACAGTGCACCCAGGCAGCTCGCCGCAAGCCCGTGTAGGAGCGGCTTCAGCCGCGACGAGCGAAGCGGTGCGCTTGCCGATGGCGCAATGCGTCGGGACTGAAGCCCTCCTACAGTGCACCCAGGCAGCTCGCCACAAGTCCCCTGTAGGAGCGGCTTCAGCCGCGACCAGCGAAGTGTGGGAGGTTGCACTTCGGACAGAGCTTGTCGGGGCTGAAGCCCCTCCAACAGTGCACCCAGGCAGCTGGCCGCAAGCCTGTAGGAGCGGCTTCAGCCGCGACGAGCGAAGTATTGGAGGTTCGGACTTCGGACACAGTCTGTCGGGGCTGAAGCCCCTCCTACAGTGCACACACGCAGCTTGCCGCGAGTCCCTGTAGGAGCGGCTTCAGCCGCGACGAGCGAAGTGGTGTGCTTTCCGTCGGTGCGATGCGTCGGAGCTGAAGCCCCCTACATTGCATCCAACTCACGCGCCGCAAGTGCGTGGCGACGCGGCTGCATCACCGCGCCGCCACGGCGATCACGGCAGGCCGGCCAGCCAGTCGTCGTCGGAGCCCTCGTTGATGTCGGCGAACAGCGGGGTGGAGAAGTAGCGCTCGCCGGTGTCGGGCAGCATCGCCAGGATCACCGAGCCGGGCGCGGCGGTCTCGGCCACGCGCAGTGCGGTGGCCACGGTGCCGCCGCCGGAGATGCCGGTGAAGATGCCTTCCTCGGCGGCAAGGCGACGCGAGACGGAGATCGCGTCGGTGTCCTCCACGCTCAACACGTCGTCGTAGACCTCGCGGTTGAGCACCTCCGGCACGAAGTCCGGGGTCCAGCCCTGGATCTTGTGCGGCTTCCACTCCTGGCCCTGCAGCAGGGCGGCGCCGGCCGGCTCGGTGGCGGTGATGCGGATGTCCGGGCGCGCCACGCGCAGCACTTCGCCGACGCCGGTGAGGGTGCCGCCAGTGCCCCAGCCGCTGACGAAATGATCGAGCCGGCGGCCGGCGAAATCGCGCAGGATTTCCGCGGCGGTGGTGCTGCGGTGGTAGGCCGGGTTGGCCGGGTTGGCGAACTGGCGGGCCAGGAACCAGCCATGCTGCTGGGCCAGTTCCTCGGCCTTGCGCACCATGCCGCTGCCGCGCTCTGCGGCCGGGGTCAGGATCACCTTGGCACCGAACGCGCGCATCAGCTTGCGGCGTTCGATCGAGAAGGTCTCCACCATCGTCGCCACGAACTTGTAGCCGCGCGCGGCGGCGACCATCGCCAGGGCCACGCCGGTGTTGCCGGAGGTGGCTTCGACGATCGTGTCGCCGGGCTTGAGCAGACCCTTGGCCTCGGCGTCGAGCACGATCGCCAGCGCCAGCCGGTCCTTGACCGAGCCGCCGGGGTTGAATGCCTCGACCTTGACGTACAGGTCCACGTGCGCGGGCGGCAGGCGGTGCAGCTTGACGATCGGGGTGTGGCCGATGGTGTCGAGGATGTTGTCGTAGATGGCCATGCGCAGGGTCTCCGTAAAAAGGATGCGGGTCAGGCGGCGTGGGCCAGGGTAGGCACGGCCGGCTTCGGGAAAGGTGAGGGCGCGGCGCCCAGCGGCGCGGCGCCGAACCAGTGCAGGCCGGTCGCCAGCGCGGCCACCTCGCCCAGGATCAGCAATGCCGGCGAACGCACCTGGTGCGCGCGGGCGGTGTCGGGCAGGTCGGCCAGGGTGCCGACCACCACCCGCTGCTGCGGGCGCGAGCCGTTTTCCACCAGCGCGAAGGGGGTGTCGGCGGCGCGGCCGGCGCGCAACAGGCGTTCGCGCACGGTGTCCAGTCCGGCCACGCCCATGTATACCGCCAGGGTCTGCCGCTCCTGCGCCAGCGCGGCCCAGTCCAGCGTGTCGAAGGAGTCCTTGCAGTGCGCGGTGGCCAGGCGCAGCGACTGCGCGTGCGCGCGGTGGGTCAGCGGGATGCCGGCGTAGGCCGCGCAGGCCAGCGCCGCGGTGATGCCCGGCACCACCGCGTAGGGCACGCCGTGTGCGCGCAGGTATTCCAGTTCCTCGCCGCCGCGGCCGAACACGAACGGATCGCCGCCCTTCAGCCGCACCACGCGGCGCCCGCGCCGCGCGTGCTCC from Xanthomonas sp. DAR 34887 carries:
- the cysK gene encoding cysteine synthase A, whose amino-acid sequence is MAIYDNILDTIGHTPIVKLHRLPPAHVDLYVKVEAFNPGGSVKDRLALAIVLDAEAKGLLKPGDTIVEATSGNTGVALAMVAAARGYKFVATMVETFSIERRKLMRAFGAKVILTPAAERGSGMVRKAEELAQQHGWFLARQFANPANPAYHRSTTAAEILRDFAGRRLDHFVSGWGTGGTLTGVGEVLRVARPDIRITATEPAGAALLQGQEWKPHKIQGWTPDFVPEVLNREVYDDVLSVEDTDAISVSRRLAAEEGIFTGISGGGTVATALRVAETAAPGSVILAMLPDTGERYFSTPLFADINEGSDDDWLAGLP